gctctttacaagagtgatcctcaataggattgaaaaagtcttggatgaagggcAGCCATGCGaacaagcagggtttcgaagaGGATTCAGCACggttgaccacattcacactgtttcgaaactcatcgaggtatcacgagagtacaagatgccgctctgtcttaCCTTCAtagacttgaagaaggccttcgactcagttgagacggaagcggtcgtggaagccttgggcaaccaaggcgtccctactcagtacataaaggtacttcgagagttgtacagtaacttcacgaccgggatttcgccattctacaagaacatcatcactgacgtgaagagggggttccgacagggtgatacaatttcacccaaaatattcacagccacccacgagaacgcaatgcgaaagttagaatgggacgacatgagagtgaaggttgatggtcggcagctacaccatttgcgttTTGCTGAttacatcgtactgataacatccagcatcagccaagcggaacgaatgctgaccaaattcgacgaaacatgtggatgcatcggtcttcagctgaatctacaaaagacgatatTCATGCCGAACAGATGaatctcggatgccccattcacgctcaacggaacgaacatatctgaATGCACCAgttacgtttatctgggtcgggaactgaacatgatgaacgacctgacctccgagctgggcaggaggagacgagcggcttgaggagcatacaagagcatcgaggatatagtgaagaagaccaggaacacccggctccgtgctcacctcttcaacaccaccgtacttcctgctttgacctatgcttaggaaacctgggcatttcgcaagcaggaagaaaacgcggtgagcgtcattgaacgcgcaattgagagagtgatgctaggagtatcccgcttcacgcaagtgagggacgggttctctcctacgtcagcgatcgaagattagagacgccgccgcgtttgccaaggaaagtaaaataaggtgggccggacacgtgatgcgctttaatgacaaccctTGGATCagagccgtaagcgactgggTTCTCCGCGATATTAGGCGCACTAcaagaagaccgccgacccgatggtgagatttcttcacgaagtccttcaaagaaaaatatggtgctcttcgtgtcccacgcgaaaggagggaCGACTGAGCTAccctggcacgcgatcgggacaaatggaagaattactggcacccgctcgaccagttcgaagatcaacgggagtcaaggtgatcaaggtgatcaattGTTCGTAGTCCATTAAGAGCTGATCTGCTGTTATAGAGGATTAACTCCATCATGGATGGAGAATGAGGTACAACGTTTTGATACAGGCTCAAAATGACCCCTGCTTCCTCAAGCAGAAAGTTTGAATGGCTTTTACACCTTATTTCGATCTTCCTCTTTCTATCTATCCTCACATCATCTTCTATTCCTCTGTATTGCGCGGCGGAGGAGTCCATTTAAGAGCTGATCTGCTGTTATAGAGGATTAACTCCATCATGGATGGAGAATGAGGTACAACGTTTTGATACAAGCTCAAAATGACCCCTGCTTCCTCAAGCAGAAAGTTTGAATGGCTTTTACACCTTATTTCGATCTTCCTCTTTCTATCTATCCTCACATCATCTTCTATTCCTCTGTATTGCGCGGCGGAGGAGATCTTTTCCTGATTCTAAAGTATGAGACACCACTTATATTCATTTTGAAATGGCAAGGAATTAGTTTTTTGGAAGTTAGAGTTAaagccagcataccacgaaattgactttATTATGACCTCTCTACGAAAAGGTGGAGTTAGAGATGTAGATCTGAAATATGGGCGCGATAACACTCAATTCCTTTTAATTGTACTGAAAAGCGGCGTGAGTTTCCTACGAGGTTGCTTATAACGCATCACCTCTGTACACGCACCACATCTGCGATCGAAGGGACGAATGTCGATGAAGTTTAGTTATGGTGTGGGAGTGCAACTGATTCTCCGCTCGATGGCATGCGATCATTGAGCAATCAATTGTCCGCTCGCTGCGGACAATCAGACATCATTGATCAAATGATTGCGCGGCAGACGAGGCGCGTACGTCTGCGCTTGCAGAAATGGCACATTATTAAGTGTTTCCTAGGAAGATTTAATCGTCAGACCCGTTTCTCATGCCGCTTTTTGGAATTTGAGGGAATTGAGGGTGGTCACGCTCGTACTTGTGACCTACCTCCCTTACCTTGTCTTTTCCTTGAGAAATTCCAACGTCATCTGTTTCGTGGCATGCTCCTCTTacagcaaaatttcaaaaggcAATTTCTGCCCTACCTCAAGTGAATAAGATGCTATGTTTTGTGTTTAAAGACTTTTTAAGTGGTAACATGACTGACGAGTGGAGCAATAATAGCGCCGACTCGTGCCATTAGAGAGCAGGTTCCGGTGGCACTGGCGCGACAAGATGTTTCCATGGACTCCACTGCACAAAGGTAACAAGCATCCCAAGTGTACTCGATGAATATCGTGCCGGTGACGTTGATAATAAGAGTTGCAATACCCTAAGTAACAATAAGCTTTATAAAATCTTAGTAGATAAGCAACCAAAAGTGTAGTAGCTCTGAACTAACCTGATATCCCTGCATtgtgaggaaaaataaaacaaggaaGCATAAACAAACTACAGTTTGAGCTCCTTGATGAAGAGTTCGCCGACTGAACGAAGGAATAAAAGTGTCCACGGTGACTAATACCTGGAGGAAGCAGCAACTGCATGATAATTTTGTGAATAACTAAAACCGAAGAACAAACTACCATTTTAGAGACAGCAATGAGAATGGAGAATATGATTTGATTCATGAAGAAGTCCCCGCTAATTGTGTTTGAGTTCAGGTCTGTAGCGTATCCACAAACTGAGGCAACAAACCACATAGTCCACAACACGAACAGGCGGCGATGGAGACCGCCGGTGTGCAACATTTCGCACAAGTTCTGAAAGTCAATTCAACTCCCTTTATTCAAGATTGAACTGATCAGAGCTCTCAACATGTAACAAGAAGCGGAAACGGAGGAAAAATCGGATAATATGAAAACTCTACtgatgtttgaaaatgaagaagaaatggaatgaCATGCACAGACCTTGTTGTGTTCGATTTTCTTGTGGGCCACGGGCTTGTACTCAATTCGAGCAAATCTGGCGATATATCTCTCTGCGATTCGCATCTCTTCCAGTCGACCCTTCAAGAGTTAGGATTTGGCCATCAACTATTTTCTGCAGTAACGAGTAATTTGTTACCTTGTTATGGAGCCAAGTAGGACTTTCAGGAAAGATGAAGATAATTATCAAGAGAGCAGGAAGCGCAGTGAGAGCGCATGCAATGCTGGCCGCTCTCCATTCCGGGAAGATCATGCACAGGAGGGTCATCATTAATCGGGCGACTCCCCAAAATAATTTAACAGTTCACGTGGTTTACGTATACATTCGATTGTTACGTCAATTGTTAAGACCGCTTGAATGGTTTTTGTCCTATCACA
This window of the Necator americanus strain Aroian chromosome III, whole genome shotgun sequence genome carries:
- a CDS encoding hypothetical protein (NECATOR_CHRIII.G11996.T2), whose product is MGTRNSRSPPLYVGVTRWRRRLSPETLELIRQRGAERAAGNQELTAELARLCREVLNQDLKERRAEVLAEAAKAGKSIRYARRDFASRKTRMTALRNPKGTAIASKKGKEKIIITASTLISSTAMSTTHHLREDGHVIPEVPKQWKTTKSVLLYKKGDPHDIGSYRPICLLSVIYKLFTRVILNRIEKVLDEGQPCEQAGFRRGFSTVDHIHTVSKLIEVSREYKMPLCLTFIDLKKAFDSVETEAVVEALGNQGVPTQYIKVLRELYSNFTTGISPFYKNIITDVKRGFRQGDTISPKIFTATHENAMRKLEWDDMRVKVDGRQLHHLRFADYIVLITSSISQAERMLTKFDETCGCIGLQLNLQKTIFMPNR
- a CDS encoding hypothetical protein (NECATOR_CHRIII.G11996.T1); protein product: MPLCLTFIDLKKAFDSVETEAVVEALGNQGVPTQYIKVLRELYSNFTTGISPFYKNIITDVKRGFRQGDTISPKIFTATHENAMRKLEWDDMRVKVDGRQLHHLRFADYIVLITSSISQAERMLTKFDETCGCIGLQLNLQKTIFMPNR
- a CDS encoding hypothetical protein (NECATOR_CHRIII.G11997.T2); translation: MIFPEWRAASIACALTALPALLIIIFIFPESPTWLHNKGRLEEMRIAERYIARFARIEYKPVAHKKIEHNKNLCEMLHTGGLHRRLFVLWTMWFVASVCGYATDLNSNTISGDFFMNQIIFSILIAVSKMVLVTVDTFIPSFSRRTLHQGAQTVVCLCFLVLFFLTMQGYQGIATLIINVTGTIFIEYTWDACYLCAVESMETSCRASATGTCSLMARVGAIIAPLVSHVTT